The Bremerella cremea sequence GCATGCGTCTTCACGATATGAACGTCCCGTTGCTGCGGGCTTCCGTCCTGACATCCCTACCCGTAAAGCCTTGATTAGGCGTCTTCATCTTGATCTACGCCGCCATGTGATCCGTGTAAGGAACCTTGGTCTACGAGTGTGTACCATGTGCCCTTTCGGCTCTTAGCAATTGCAAGTCCAATTGTCGCTAGGATAGGCTTCAACTGGGTTGCCGTAGCCCTCAAACTACTCTTTGTATTCGCAACTTCCCCAACATCGTAGACAAATGGAATCAGTTGGTCACGCGACATTCCTTTCTCACCAGCTTGCCACAGTTTATACAGAATCGCCTTTCGACGTTTCTTATCCGAGATTTTGAAGTTCAAGGGTACGTGTTTCCCATCGATTTCTCGAGTGACCTCTCCCTCATCCTGATCCGGCGACGGAACGACCATGTTTAAGTAGTAAGCCTTGAAATCAGGACCTCTTTCCGGTCCACGCTCTGACTTATTGCGTAAGATACAACGCTGATACGCATCATCGATCTCAGCCTTAAGTTGCAAAAATAAATCCTGCGAGTCGAGATGCGCTGACATCAGTTGGTCCAAAAACCAGATCCTTAAGTGCTCCCCTTGCAGACGGACAAGATCCAGTGTGGAGAGATCTAATTTCTTGTTCTCAGGCGAACTGGCGATTTCGTCGGCTCCCCGCAGTGCCTCCATTCGATACGCTTCTAGCTGGCTTAATTCCCGCAAGGCATCCTGAGATGCAATCTCGCGGCAGGTCGGCCAGCTTCGCACTAGATTTGCGAAAATGCGGGCAATCGCAGGTCGATCCCGCGAGGTAAGACTCATTCCGGAAACTTTCTAATTCGTAAGTTCTAACGACCCCGCGTATCCTCGCCGCGATCCCGACCTGGTGTGTTCTTATCTGCTGCCGTGGGCTTGCAGGCCTCGCCAATATATGACGAGACCATGTCAATCAGTGTTAGTAAATCACGAACATCTCGCTCGAACGCCCCGTGCTCGTCGGTTACCTGTGAATTCGAGATTGTTTTTTTCCACGCGAGAGCCTTATTGATCATTAGAATCTCTAGGTTCCTCAAGCTCCGAAAGTCTTCACTTTCAATGAACTGCACAGCAAATCCGTTGATCTGATATGCCCGCCAGGATTCTTCGTCCGTTGGCTCCTCCGGTCCCGATGCTTCGAGATTGTCGGGGCGATCCTTAGGGTGAATCGATCGATAGAAAATCCAGCTCAGCGGACACTCAAGATCCTTATTGAATTCTGTTACGAATTCAACTCGCCTAGCATATCCAGGCGCTGAAGCTTGCTGCTCGAGTTCGTCTGGCGAATAAACTTCTTCCATAAGTGACACTTGCCAAGAATCCTCCTCATTGTCAACAAAATCCATACTCGGAGGATCAATCCGCAAGTCTCGTGAAGATTCGCTTTCGATACCCCTTCTCTCCCCTTCTAATATTTCGTCCTGTTGGGCGAATTCTTGTGACGGAATGTAGCGACATTCGACAATGAACTCTCCCTTTTTCTGCCCAGATGGAAGATAGATTTCGTGATTCGCTTCATCCGGGCCGACAATGGCTGCCGCACAGCCGCTCAGACTAGTGAGCAAAGTCCCAAGATCCGGCGGTTGTTTGCCCCGTATGAGAACTTCGATTTCCCCGGGAAAGCCAGAGGAAACAGAGTGAGTCGCATTGAAGTGTTTCAGGGCGATATTTAAGACGACTTTGGGCTCCTCATCCTCATTCGGAGCAATTTCCAATTCACCGCTATTCAAGACCACCATCTTGGCCTGAAAAACGATGTCCAGCGTCTCGGCGATACTACGAATATCAATCGTCATGGTTCAAACACTGTAGGCAAATTCAAGTGCGGACGCACCGAGCAAGGCCTGATCGAATGTCCCACCGACTCCGATCTCGACCGCAGTTTCCTCATAATACTGCCGTATTGAAATCAATTCGAGCGTCCGGGGGTCCAATTCCAGTGTTAGGTTTTCGGCGTATCGATTATCAAGCTCGAACCGAGTAAGACTAATCAGAAGTGTCTGAGACATGTGGTCGCGGTAAAGTTCCGAGTTTTCTTCTTCGGCTAATACCGGAATAACGCCGTTCTTCAGGGCAGCATCATCTTGCGGACTCACGATCGTTCGTCCGGAAGAAGACTTTCGGCACCGGGCCATCGTCCATCGGTGTTCGTGATAGGCTCGGAGCTGATGTTGAAAATCGGCGTGCGACAGGCGAATTTCATGGCACACGCATGCAATTCGAGGCATATCACCGTCGACAATTCTTTGATCACGAAACTTTTTCCACTGGAGACGTGATAAATCAAAGCGAACGCGTGCCCCCAGTTCCGACTCGCGACCGGGCGATCCTCCACAGAATCCTACGACCGATGTGCTTCGAAACTTATGGGCTTGAAGAATCACATTCGTTTCCCGAAAACGATTTGCCTTGGTGCGTCGTGCATAAACAAGGGAAAACGTCCCGAATTCTCGATCGCGATTTCCGAAGAAGCGATTCACGATCTCCTCTAATGCGGACCTTTGCGGTCCTATCCAACTACTTCTCCAAGGTTCTGGCAGGCGATCGTGCATCGCTTCGATGTCGCTCAGCACATTACTTCTAATCAAACTGAATCGGCGGCGGGACGCAATCAAATCACTTCTTCCAGCTTGTCTCACCAGCAGATTGCACGGGATCTTAAGCCCTCGGCCATCCTCATCGACGAGCACGGGGCCTTCCTGAAGGTGCAAAACCTTCGGCGGGATTTCTCGATACTCGCCTAGCTCATCGAAAATGCTGGTGATGCTCTGCAGCGAGTGGCTGCCGACCGAAGACCAGTTCGCCGAATGCCTCATTGATCCATCCCTTCAATTTAAACGTCGACCTTTTTTGGCCTCGCAAAAGAAACCTTGCGCGATTCCTTTCTCCCCGCCACTCAGAATCCTGTTCAGCATCTTGGACGGATGACACGTCCAGGACTTTGGGTTCATTTCGACTGTATTAACGATGTGGAGTTGATCAGTGAATCACAATCCTTTCACCCAGACGGGTCGTTTGGCCTCGGGAGAATTCGCTCCCGAAGATCTCTATGCACTCCTGTATTGCCTCGCCCTTCGCTCGGGGCTGAGCGAGGCGGACGCTCTGGATGTGGTCCAGACCGTTTATCTCCAATATTACATTTGGAAATCGAAAGGGGGAACGATCAATTCTTCGATCGCTGGCTATCTAACCAAGATGCTACGGAACGAGCTTACCAATCGTGCCCGATCTCCGCGGCTTAACATCAGTGACTTTCCAGCGGACATGGTTGCCGCTCCGGAAAGGGAACTGCTGCAAGGACCTCCTGCTGAAAAGCTCTTCGCGATCACTCGCTCGTTTCTGTTCGGACTCAATCGACTCGACCGTCGAATCGTAATCCTGCGGTTTCGAGGCAACAGCTTTCGCCAGATTTCCCGTCATCGCCGGATTGAATTCTCGGACAAAACGGTCAAGCGGCGATTCGACGAGGCCATTGGTCGTCTGGCGCTGCTCGTCAAGCAAGCTCATTAGCTCAATTCTCTAAATCCGAACGAGGTATTCCGATTTTCGTTGCGGATTTCTCAGGATCTGAGATCCGCAATGCTCGGCAAGTCCTGTCTTGCAGTTTGAACCGTTTGGTTGGCCTGGCTTAATCCGGGTCAACTCCTTCCTTTCGTTCCATTTTTTGGAGACTCTCTCATGGTATCTCTGTCTCGTTTTACTGTCCCCGTTTTGATGGCCGTGCTAGCCGTCCAGGCATGCCAGGCCCAAAGCCCTCCGTCACCGAAACCTGCTCCGCATGGTCCGCAGACCGAGGAGGAACGGGCGTGGGCGAAAGTCGTGCCAGCGCTCAAGCAGGCACATCAGAAGCGGATCGCCGCTGCAGATCTCCTCTTGAACCAGTTGCGATCTTCGGCCGCCGAACTGGCCACTAAGAGTGGTCGCGACGCGTTTACGGACGCGGCCCTTGGATTGAATTCGAAACAGCTCATGCTGACGGATTCCCAGGGCCACCAAACTTGGCTTCGACGACTGTATGTCGACCAAGTCCTACCGGTGAATCTTTTACAGCAGCAGGTGAAAGTCACCTCCGATGCCTTAACGAAGGTGCTCGCGCAGATTGACCATGACTTGGTGGTGGAGCAGATGCTTGATGTGGAAGAGATTCCTCGCAAGTTCCGCCCCGTGCCGCTCGATCTTGCTCGCTTCCATCAAGCCGTGGACCGCGAAATTGATTCCGTAATGCTGGCTGTCAAGGAATCAACCTATCGTCAACTCAAGGCTTTTGCTGCGGGTGCTGCAGGGGCGGTCATCGCGGGCAATGCTGCTAGAGAAGCTATGCGTGACGAACAAGGCAATGTCTCCTTGTTCGGGGAGTTATTTGCCATTGGGATCGGCTTCGGTGCTGACTACGCAATCGATCAGGCAGCCAATGAGGCTCTCGAAACTCGCAAACATCTCACCGACGAACTCGAAAAGAGTACAAACCGACTGCTCGTCAATTGCCTCGGCAACGGGGCCCCGACCGATGTACTGATCGACGAAATGGTCAAGTCGATCCGTCAGCAAGAAGTCGCCATGGCCGCCCTCTTTATCCGCGACCTGGGAGTGGATTTGGACTGGGCCCTTGCCTACTACGATCACGTTTCTATCGAACCTCAAAAGTAGGAGAGTCTCCATGAAAGGTTTTGTCCTCACACTAATCGTGCTGTGTTCCGTCCTGGCATCGGGCTGCCCAGTAATGGCTGGCCCTTTGTCGGGGGCCGTGAAGACTGGTGCCAAGATTCTCACGGGTAAGGCAGCCTCGGCTGCCACCAAGCAAGCGGTTCAGCAAGCTGGGAAACAGGCTACGTCCGCTCTCGCACGAAAGACCGCCGAAGCGGCCGCCCGCCAGACGGCCATTCGCTTGACACGACTGCTAGGAGACGATGCCGCACGGATCGTGCGGTCCGTCGCCGGGAAAGCTGTCACGCTGGCGGACGATGTTGTCATGGCCACCACGAAGGTCTCCGCCCGGAATGGGCGGAGACTGGAAATGTTGGTTCCTGTGCTCAAAAAGCAGGGCAAGCTGGCCGAAGTCACGACATTGGTCAACAAGAGCCCTAAGCCGGGCGAGCTCCTCGAAATGCTCTGGAAACACCGGGAGAAGATCGCCGCAGGTGCGGCGATCACTGCCCTGGTGGTTCACGGCGATGACATCGCGAAGGCAGCGGCTGAACACGTCGCTCGCCCTGTTATCGAATCGAGTATGCAACATGTGGTGGCTCCGGTCGTCGCTCGCACGAGCATCTGGGGGATGGGCCTATTTCTGTTGGCGATCC is a genomic window containing:
- a CDS encoding RNA polymerase sigma factor codes for the protein MNHNPFTQTGRLASGEFAPEDLYALLYCLALRSGLSEADALDVVQTVYLQYYIWKSKGGTINSSIAGYLTKMLRNELTNRARSPRLNISDFPADMVAAPERELLQGPPAEKLFAITRSFLFGLNRLDRRIVILRFRGNSFRQISRHRRIEFSDKTVKRRFDEAIGRLALLVKQAH